The stretch of DNA GAAGACTATTAAAAGtctgaaaaaaatatttaacagcTTTATGGACTTTTTGTCGATATATGTAGTTCAGAGTATATTCAAAGCTCTCCGTCCAGCAGCTCTGGCCCCAATGCTGTCTCGATTACTTATCCATTGATAGATTTACCACTAATGTCGTTATGGGTACTCTTATAAGCTAGAAGAAGTTTCCTGCtgctttttcaaaaaattaagtCCATTTTTAAAAGCTTCTATTAGTAAAACTATATTCCatgaaaaatttttataaaattatgaaaatccAAAATCAAGACTACTTTTGCTAAAACTCATGAATTGATAAAGCTGCCAGAAATGCACACGACtatgcaaaagaaaatgaacaTGCATTGAGTTAAGCTCCGGTCATTTAATGTACCTAACTTGGTTTCTCTGTTCTACCGTTTACCTTTTAACATTGCCCGTTTTGCTTAACTTTTAATTACCAACTCAAATTACACGGCCCagacacaaaaataaaaacgagaACAGCTGTTTGGCTTGTACTTGGCAAAAAGAAAGAGGACTAGTCCTAGTCCTGGAATCCAGACCCAGAGTCATCGCTAACCACAAACACTAAACTTCAACCGTCTCGGACCATCGTTTGCTGCACATTTCATTACAATGCCATTGTATTCAAATCCTATTATAGAACATACAGAACATGGCAAATGGCAGGGTGGCCCACGAAACGAACGGAAAGAATAGAGAGAAATTCCTTTTGGTGCTTGCAGCACGTTTCCACTTTCGCACTTGGTAAACATAAGTTCGCCACGCACAGACCAATCCAACGAAGCAACTTAAACTACCACCCGTCCGCCACTCTCCATAAAATAATTACCAGCACCCAAGCTGAAACAGGAGCTGCTATTTCATTCAGTGCGACTGGAGTGGGTCCTTGGGGTAATGCAAGGCCCCACACATACAGAAACATGATGCAGCAACAACGAGAAAGGATAACGACTGCATCAGCTTGGCATGTCGGCTGGAACATATTtggaaataatgaaaaaaagaaactcttTAACTATAGTCAATGGAATATAATTTGTTGTAAAATATGTTCAATGAATTTTTgcgtcaaaaataaaatacaagatACACTTCCAGCGGCCAAATTCAAATGACATGAATATTTGCTAGATATCTAACGGCATTCATCATCAAGTCAAAGCCAAAATAACAGCTAAACTCTATTTATCCTagaatttcatttaatagcTTAAAAATGCATATGATGATTGAATTATAGATCTTAAAACGGAAATTATTTTAAGTAGTGGCGAACTGGTTTTTATTATCCCGTTTCGGTTAAGCTTTATTAAACGTTAATCGGTTATATTTTAGactttaattatatttttttaaactacACCAAGTGATTTAATTGAATGACGTTTTCTCGTCATTCACTAGTTGTTATTAGTTAGCTAGTTATCGTTTTGTGACTGCCTTTCCTCGTCTCTTGTACATCACTTGCCACATCGTCCTTTAACAGCTGTTCTAGGGTATATATTCATACTtctatatatttctatatttgaaattttcaaaatggtGTTTATCCTTTTTTTATCCCTTTCGCCCTTATGCCTAGCAGAAGACATGACAATTTCTACAAGTACAAAATCTTTCAGTGCGATAAAAGAGCTATAAAAAAGGATAGATTCCTACATAATACCCTATGCATATTTAGGCATTTAGAAAGTAACAGAGTTATTActgtttatatttcaaaaattatatgttTATTGTGTCTTTTTAAATTCTGTCATTAGTTACACGTATGTTGTAGTgagagtttttcttttgtttttatacaaattCAAAACATTTTGCTTAGTATTCTCGACCTGTGTTTAGTGCTAAGTTAATTCGTCCTCCTTCTACACCTTTTTTCAGTCCAAACGTAATAAATAACTAATTAACAGACTAATACAAAAGAGATAGACAAAAGAAAATCGCGGGGAAATGCCAACGACAAGAATGGGTCATCGGAATATCTGTTGTGATGGCTGTCAAAGACATAACTTCCATGGGAGGCGCTTTAAGTGTTTGCGCTGTTTGGATTACGATCTCTGTGGAGATTGCTATGATCAGCAAATTGAGACGCAAGATCATAGAGCAGACCATCCGATGCAATTGATTATGGCGAATGAGGATACGCAGCCCGATGTGATGATCAATGGAGATTTGTTGGAGTTAATACATTTGCCAAATTGCTATACTTGTCCATATTGCGGTGTATTGGGCAACACGGCAAAGCAATTGATCGAGCACGTAATCACCACACATCGTGCATCCAACGAGTATGTGGTGTGCCCTTTATGTTCCGGTTTGCCATCGATCGAATTGGTGGCCATACGGAATCTAGGACGCCATCTTGTGCTGAATCACATAGAACATGCAAATATATTGGATCCAAGTACACCACCTTTGCGTTTGGCCATAGCAAGATCTTCGCGACGTCATCACAGGCAACAAGAACATCATCATCAGTATCAGGAGCAGCTGGAGCAGCCGCAGCCGGAGCCATACCCACAGCCGCAGCCGGAGCCATACCCACAGCCGCAGCGACAGCAACATGAACACGACATGGATCTCTTGAATATGCATAACTATAGCAGTCGCAGTGGCAACAGACGTCGCAGCAGTCGTCACCACAGTGTTATACAACAGCTTCACGAATTGAGCCGTCATCGTCCTGACTTACTTCCAAATATGGAAATGACTGAAGAGGAATTTATGAACACCGATTTTGGGGCAATAGCCGCCGCCCTAGAGGCCCGAGATTATAGTATTCCTCGACCAGTCAATCGCGATGAGGAACCAATAATTCCAGCAATTCCATTACCTATCTTAGAGACTCCAACTGAAGTACCATGTCGTCCTGATGCTGATCGCTATTTGCTAACCCAATGGATCAATAACGAAGAAGAACGTAATCAACACTCCGATGAAATGAAAagacaaaagcaacagcatGGTCTATTTGCCGAGCATATATTGCTCTCTATGATGGGATCTGATGAATTGAAGCCATTTCACACCATGGCGTCACTCTATGGGGAAGATCCCTCGAAAATGACGTCATTCAATACAGATAAACAGGATGATTCACCCTCTAAGGCAATGTCGTTGATGTCTTTGCCGTGGACCAGAATCTGGAAGGTTTccaaaatcaatcaagtccGAGAAATCGAAGGGGTCGTCATCGATGAGAGTAAAGTcgaaaaagcgaaaaaatataCTCACCATGATCGTTATGAGAATAAGGAGGAGGATATCGATTAAAAAAAGGAGAAGCA from Drosophila willistoni isolate 14030-0811.24 chromosome 2R unlocalized genomic scaffold, UCI_dwil_1.1 Seg200, whole genome shotgun sequence encodes:
- the LOC6643464 gene encoding E3 ubiquitin-protein ligase KCMF1, giving the protein MPTTRMGHRNICCDGCQRHNFHGRRFKCLRCLDYDLCGDCYDQQIETQDHRADHPMQLIMANEDTQPDVMINGDLLELIHLPNCYTCPYCGVLGNTAKQLIEHVITTHRASNEYVVCPLCSGLPSIELVAIRNLGRHLVLNHIEHANILDPSTPPLRLAIARSSRRHHRQQEHHHQYQEQLEQPQPEPYPQPQPEPYPQPQRQQHEHDMDLLNMHNYSSRSGNRRRSSRHHSVIQQLHELSRHRPDLLPNMEMTEEEFMNTDFGAIAAALEARDYSIPRPVNRDEEPIIPAIPLPILETPTEVPCRPDADRYLLTQWINNEEERNQHSDEMKRQKQQHGLFAEHILLSMMGSDELKPFHTMASLYGEDPSKMTSFNTDKQDDSPSKAMSLMSLPWTRIWKVSKINQVREIEGVVIDESKVEKAKKYTHHDRYENKEEDID